Proteins encoded within one genomic window of candidate division KSB1 bacterium:
- the rtcA gene encoding RNA 3'-terminal phosphate cyclase — MILIDGRMGEGGGQILRTALSLSAATGKPFRLIHIRKKRNKPGLRHQHLACVNAVAEICGARCQGNALQSLELEFFPGPIRAGNFFFAIPTAGSAMQVMQTVLPVLSRAAGQSTVTVRGGTHNPGAPPFEFFTESFLPLLRRLGINADLQIRKHGFYPVGGGEIAAVIHPQSAGEPDFSFYQRGEPDTAGAEILLSWLPHVIAERESKTLRRMLGWPDGKIKIREITDSPGPGNVIMIRVKYGAQIYLFTAFGQRGKPAEQVAAEVSEAFIKFRLSNAALDEHLANQILLYLALNNGGAFTAESLSLHTKTNLEVIKRFLEMKISTRKKDDGFFEISLSPLAARRVDQFIE, encoded by the coding sequence ATGATTTTGATCGACGGTCGAATGGGCGAAGGCGGCGGCCAGATTTTGCGCACGGCGTTGTCGTTGAGCGCGGCGACCGGCAAACCCTTTCGCCTCATCCATATCCGCAAGAAACGAAACAAACCCGGTTTGCGCCATCAGCATTTGGCCTGCGTCAACGCGGTGGCGGAAATTTGCGGCGCCCGCTGCCAGGGCAATGCGCTGCAGTCGCTCGAGCTTGAATTTTTTCCGGGGCCGATTCGCGCCGGAAATTTTTTCTTTGCCATTCCCACGGCCGGATCAGCGATGCAGGTGATGCAAACAGTGCTGCCGGTGCTTTCCCGCGCCGCCGGACAGTCCACCGTCACCGTGCGCGGCGGCACGCACAATCCCGGCGCTCCGCCGTTTGAATTTTTCACCGAGAGCTTTCTGCCGCTGCTGCGGCGGCTCGGCATCAACGCCGACTTGCAAATCCGCAAGCACGGCTTTTATCCGGTCGGCGGCGGCGAAATTGCCGCCGTGATTCACCCGCAAAGCGCCGGCGAGCCGGATTTTTCTTTTTACCAGCGCGGCGAGCCGGATACCGCCGGCGCGGAAATTTTGCTTTCCTGGCTGCCGCACGTCATCGCCGAGCGCGAAAGCAAAACCCTGCGGCGAATGCTGGGCTGGCCGGACGGCAAAATTAAAATTCGTGAGATCACGGATTCGCCGGGGCCGGGCAATGTGATCATGATTCGCGTTAAATATGGCGCGCAAATCTATTTGTTTACCGCCTTCGGGCAGCGCGGCAAACCGGCCGAGCAGGTGGCGGCGGAGGTGAGCGAGGCGTTCATCAAATTTCGCCTCAGCAATGCCGCGCTCGACGAGCATCTGGCCAATCAGATTTTGCTGTATCTCGCACTCAACAACGGCGGCGCGTTCACCGCCGAAAGTTTATCATTACATACCAAAACCAATCTCGAAGTGATCAAGCGGTTTTTGGAAATGAAAATCAGCACCAGAAAAAAGGACGACGGATTTTTTGAAATTTCTCTCAGCCCCCTGGCCGCTAGGCGCGTTGACCAGTTTATTGAATAA
- the lysA gene encoding diaminopimelate decarboxylase encodes MHYFTYRDHQLFCEDFPVVEAAAQFGTPLYLYSRRTYRENFQLIDRAFAAPAHQICFALKANSNPFILRDFAKLGGGADVVSVGELKLALQAGIPPSRIVFAGVGKRDDEIVAGLEAGIRGFNVESEEELDAINDIAAYWQKIAPIALRVNPDIDIHGHPYISTGRAADKFGIELERARELLQELHKLRHVKLAGLHAHLGSQITEAWPFAQSGAVLAELAHQAHRAGHRLDYIDVGGGLGAIYAPAINVAANTEPAPDLALSPHEVAEKLLPSLNRDSRQTCTIIFEPGRALVAGSGILVTRVLYTKLTRGKFFVVVDAGMNDLIRPSLYNAYHQIVPVVQRSGEWQNGEVVGPVCESGDFLAKDRELPPVQRGDFLAVMTAGAYGFSFSSNYNARPRPAEVIVDGATPHLSRRRQSLEKLWES; translated from the coding sequence ATGCACTATTTCACTTATCGCGACCACCAACTTTTTTGTGAAGACTTTCCGGTTGTTGAAGCGGCGGCGCAATTCGGCACGCCGCTTTATCTTTACAGCCGGCGCACGTACCGGGAAAATTTTCAGCTCATCGATCGCGCCTTCGCGGCGCCGGCGCATCAAATTTGTTTTGCGCTCAAAGCCAACTCCAATCCGTTTATCTTGCGCGATTTTGCCAAGCTCGGCGGCGGCGCGGACGTGGTTTCAGTTGGCGAGTTGAAACTTGCCTTGCAAGCCGGCATTCCGCCCTCGCGAATTGTTTTTGCCGGCGTCGGCAAGCGTGATGACGAGATCGTTGCCGGACTCGAAGCCGGCATTCGAGGTTTTAATGTCGAGTCAGAAGAAGAATTGGATGCCATCAATGATATCGCAGCGTATTGGCAAAAAATTGCGCCCATCGCGCTGCGGGTTAATCCGGACATCGACATTCACGGTCATCCGTATATTTCCACCGGCCGCGCCGCCGATAAATTCGGCATCGAGCTTGAACGCGCCAGGGAATTATTGCAAGAATTGCATAAGCTGCGCCACGTCAAACTTGCCGGTTTGCATGCGCATCTCGGCTCGCAGATCACCGAAGCCTGGCCCTTTGCGCAAAGCGGCGCGGTGCTGGCAGAATTGGCCCACCAAGCGCATCGCGCCGGGCATCGCCTCGACTATATCGACGTCGGCGGCGGCCTCGGCGCCATTTATGCGCCCGCCATCAACGTGGCAGCCAATACTGAGCCGGCGCCTGATCTGGCATTGTCTCCGCATGAAGTGGCGGAAAAATTATTGCCCTCGTTGAATCGTGACTCGCGGCAAACCTGTACAATCATTTTCGAGCCCGGGCGCGCATTGGTGGCCGGCAGCGGCATACTCGTCACGCGCGTGCTTTACACCAAATTGACGCGCGGGAAATTTTTTGTTGTGGTTGATGCGGGTATGAATGATCTGATTCGGCCAAGTCTGTACAACGCCTATCATCAAATCGTGCCGGTCGTGCAACGTTCAGGCGAATGGCAGAATGGCGAAGTGGTCGGGCCCGTTTGCGAGTCCGGCGATTTCCTGGCGAAAGATCGCGAGCTGCCGCCGGTGCAGCGCGGCGATTTCCTGGCGGTGATGACCGCCGGGGCGTATGGCTTTTCATTTTCTTCCAACTATAACGCGCGGCCACGCCCGGCGGAAGTGATCGTTGACGGCGCGACGCCGCATCTTTCGCGGCGGCGGCAGAGTTTGGAGAAGCTGTGGGAAAGCTGA